From a region of the Neodiprion fabricii isolate iyNeoFabr1 chromosome 7, iyNeoFabr1.1, whole genome shotgun sequence genome:
- the LOC124186236 gene encoding dynein axonemal intermediate chain 3-like, translated as MNSGKEAGLRETGGSLERFTEGVENGGSRGSEDELGPDQDENDGVQYAEHEYPEESRGEFDEELIGERYPMDEDEDEDEDEEGDLEADEYLGYEGEFSALDLAATSQMPGTTRSGKSIYERGSFLGSIPSFVEGGSSEFEMSMKRNYRRSTALGFEGIARIDLSPLTQKIVGCVIGENVTTEYPWMYVKKEIIEDNIDLHDESSDFLPIKDAVTEFPGTKMLIGYAPSSSEKGQFYVCVTEEAQDAVLENIEALRAEQENRVRNAVYKTVRKWTSLGSEIEVDSEIDKKTRPLYEIEVETTSDLLNLEMNFTDRGVDDQRDGYVELVSEREHFETVTRNVVGRGDQVKPYFKDVEAQTDPSMPNNMWTQYEYKCPVIDPATFDEEKSTAFTDFVEKYKEEVCDYVTVNENWDVYYNDYVSLVRNKRDTHPPEVIKYLEHQSYSAGKLCTDRVINSLNWHPLWTGTVAAAYTHHSKVETLSGPGDRDEVRRACEGNNKVLIWSFTDCLTPKLVLDSPREVTAISFCPLDGNVVVGGCANGQVAIWDIAGKIEQVETVEVRTPAQVKYRVAMQSLMTWMNETMSSSTIRPAAMSSLQHGQVAPITEIVWLPPYNKLDKNGRIQSLPADTEVSELTWQFATSSEDGTVAIWDLKYKPSDVGDGTARTKVKRQVPRPEPLVQAISPYKQLDRVFKPDYKLSVKRDDVLVPLSTVNVYFTTFPTIQLTEEVSRMDITTRRYHEQVIQKPDYEMEPFMVVGTTEGDLMRITWDGYEFSTGMMVNDEPAVIAARNKIHDGPVTVVARSKYLSRILITIGGKVFALWRDDCMDPIIWRKSKIKYTACCWGSCRPTLFLLAQSDGTIEVWDLLCQSEKPTFTQSVSGRNITGLVTHSLYLNPRCIAFSDYNGTLRVFTAPDVLMHFDESDIRWLEQFVDREVDRIKEFKEWQTRWSATNLENVERKRKLAEIDAEKQRLAEDDKRKREMEEAAVHIRESRAKRNIRSNPEEFLAQARERWKAMELRRMQRVILDKKGLRKDELEKQRAPMMMLREEVHRKKRKIKKILQTQDKIFEDSIAFLFPDQYRERRPTVSLKPPAASREKSVPEEADELAQLLKDKEAQPPITQFQTQEEKFIYEFLETQAEALEMIRRNPYKPTFVWRKVLTEGKYRRKVMDLQLTRRNGHRRDYMHMKSIKEAARGNAKAGIVWFTSEIKHYDTDDQEQAQDQDQDQDSIGLEDEFQASAEQI; from the exons ATGAATTCTGGAAAGGAAGCTGGTCTCCGTGAGACTGGTGGGAGTTTAGAGAGATTCACTGAAGGGGTCGAAAATGGGGGTTCAAGGGGCTCGGAAGACGAGCTTGGTCCAGACCAAGATGAAAATGATGGCGTACAGTATGCGGAGCATGAATATCCAGAGGAGAGTAGGGGCGAGTTCGATGAAGAACTGATAGGCGAACGCTACCCGATggatgaagatgaagatgaagatgaagatgaagaaggaGATTTGGAGGCTGACGAATATCTGGGGTATGAAG GCGAGTTTTCGGCTCTGGACTTGGCCGCGACTTCCCAAATGCCTGGGACAACGCGTAGCGGAAAATCCATCTATGAACGAGGCTCCTTCCTTGGATCTATTCCATCTTTTGTCGAGGGTGGTTCATCCGAGTTTGAAATGAGCATGAAGAGGAATTACCGAAGGTCAACTGCATTG GGTTTCGAGGGAATAGCTCGAATCGACTTGTCACCCCTGACACAAAAAATCGTCGGCTGCGTTATCGGCGAAAACGTGACTACAGAGTATCCATGGATGTATGTGAAAAAGGAGATAATCGAGGACAACATTGACTTACATGACGAGAGCAGCGACTTCTTACCGATCAAGGACGCTGTTACCGAGTTTCCCGGTACAAAGATGCTGATCGGTTACGCACCTTCGAGCAGCGAGAAGGGCCAGTTTTACGTCTGCGTTACAGAGGAAGCTCAGGATGCGGTACTCGAGAACATAGAGGCGCTCAGAGCGGAGCAGGAAAACCGCGTGCGTAACGCAGTTTATAAAACTGTTCGAAAATGGACTTCACTCGGAAGTGAGATCGAGGTTGACAGCGAAATTGACAAGAAGACACGTCCACTTTACGAGATCGAG GTCGAGACGACTTCGGACCTGCTGAACCTGGAGATGAATTTCACGGACCGCGGGGTCGACGATCAGAGAGACGGTTACGTGGAGCTCGTCTCTGAGAGGGAGCACTTCGAGACAGTAACTCGCAACGTCGTTGGACGTGGGGATCAGGTGAAACCCTACTTCAAGGACGTGGAAGCTCAAACTGACCCATCGATGCCGAACAACATGTGGACACAGTACGAGTACAAGTGTCCTGTTATAGATCCAGCCACTTTCGacgaggagaaaagcaccGCGTTCACTGATTTTGTTGAGAAGTACAAGGAGGAGGTCTGCGATTAC GTGACGGTTAACGAGAATTGGGACGTCTACTACAATGACTACGTTAGTCTTGTCCGTAACAAGAGGGACACTCATCCTCCGGAAGTGATCAAGTATCTGGAACACCAAAGTTACTCGGCTGGGAAACTGTGCACGGATCGTGTGATCAACAGCCTCAATTGGCATCCACTCTGGACTGGAACAGTAGCTGCTGCCTACACCCATCATAGCAAAGTGGAAACTCTAAGTGGACCGGGAGATAGGGACGAA GTGCGCCGGGCGTGCGAGGGCAACAACAAGGTGCTAATATGGTCCTTCACGGACTGCCTAACTCCCAAGTTGGTGCTCGACTCGCCACGAGAAGTGACGGCAATCTCGTTTTGTCCGTTAGACGGTAACGTTGTGGTCGGAGGATGTGCGAACGGCCAG GTGGCGATTTGGGATATAGCCGGTAAGATTGAGCAGGTGGAAACTGTTGAAGTCAGAACACCAGCTCAGGTTAAATATCGGGTCGCGATGCAGAGTCTCATGACGTGGATGAACGAAACCATGTCGTCATCCACCATCAGGCCAGCCGCCATGTCGAGTCTACAGCATGGCCAGGTCGCCCCGATCACTGAAATTGTGTGGCTTCCGCCGTACAACAAGCTGGATAAAAACGGGCGGATTCAGAGTCTCCCGGCCGACACTGAAGTCTCCGAACTGACCTGGCAGTTCGCGACATCAAGTGAAGATGGGACTGTTGCCATATGGGATCTGAA GTACAAACCATCTGACGTTGGTGACGGCACGGCGAGGACCAAGGTTAAGAGGCAGGTACCCCGACCAGAGCCACTGGTCCAGGCGATTTCACCGTACAAACAGTTGGACCGAGTATTCAAGCCGGACTACAAGCTCTCGGTGAAGAGGGACGACGTTTTGGTTCCGCTTTCCACCGTCAACGTCTACTTCACCACATTTCCGACGATCCAGTTGACCGAGGAGGTATCTCGTATGGACATTACGACCAGGCGATATCACGAGCAAGTAATCCAAAAGCCGGATTACGAAATGGAGCCCTTTATGGTGGTGGGAACCACGGAGGGGGATCTCATGCGGATTACGTGGGATGGCTACGAGTTCTCCACTGGTATGATGGTCAATGATGAACCGGCCGTCATCGCCGCAAGGAACAAAATTCACGACGGTCCTGTCACCGTCGTTGCTAGGTCCAAATACCTCAGCCGGATCCTTATCACCATCGGTGGAAAGGTGTTTGCTCTATGGAGGGATGATTGCATGGATCCGATCATTTGGCGGAAGAGCAAGATCAA GTACACAGCCTGCTGCTGGGGTTCCTGCAGACCGACGTTGTTTCTCTTGGCACAGAGTGATGGTACAATTGAAGTATGGGACCTGCTGTGTCAGAGCGAGAAGCCAACGTTTACTCAGAGCGTTTCGGGCAGGAACATAACGGGGCTAGTCACGCACAGTCTCTACTTGAACCCTCGTTGCATCGCCTTTTCCGACTACAATGGCACCCTCAGAGTCTTCACAGCCCCGGACGTTTTGATGCACTTTGACGAGAGTGACATCAGGTGGCTGGAGCAATTCGTTGACCGAGAAGTCGACCGCATTAAAGAGTTCAAGGAGTGGCAGACTCGCTGGAGTGCTACCAACCTGGAGAACGTTGAGAGGAAGCGAAAACTCGCTGAAATCGATGCCGAGAAACAACGACTCGCCGAGGATGATAAAAGAAAACGGGAAATGGAGGAGGCCGCCGTCCACATTCGCGAAAGTCGAGCTAAGAGAAAC ATACGAAGCAATCCTGAAGAGTTTCTGGCGCAAGCTCGAGAGCGTTGGAAAGCGATGGAGCTCCGTCGAATGCAGAGAGTGATACTTGACAAGAAGGGTCTTCGAAAAGACGAACTTGAGAAACAACGAGCGCCGATGATGATGCTGAGGGAGGAGGTTCACCGGAAAAAGCGGAAGATAAAGAAGATCCTGCAGACCCAGGACAAGATATTCGAGGACTCGATAGCTTTCCTGTTTCCCGATCAGTACCGGGAGAGAAGGCCGACAGTTTCGTTGAAGCCACCGGCTGCTTCGCGCGAGAAATCCGTACCTGAAGAGGCCGATGAATTGGCGCAGCTGCTGAAGGACAAGGAGGCCCAGCCGCCCATCACCCAGTTTCAGACCcaggaagaaaaattcatctaCGAGTTTCTCGAAACCCAAGCCGAAGCGCTTGAGATGATACGACGAAATCCGTACAAGCCGACGTTCGTGTGGAGGAAAGTACTCACCGAGGGAAAGTACAGACGGAAGGTTATGGATCTTCAACTCACTAGGCGCAACGGACATCGCAGGGACTACATGCATATGAAAAGCATCAAGGAAGCTGCCAGAGGCAACGCCAAGGCTGGAATTGTTTGGTTTACCTCTGAAATCAAACACTACGATACCGATGACCAGGAACAGGCTCAGGATCAGGATCAGGATCAGGATTCTATTG